In Carassius carassius chromosome 14, fCarCar2.1, whole genome shotgun sequence, the genomic stretch TCAACCAGAGGAATAGGAGTTGGAACATTGTGGAGTCTGAGAAGGCATTGGTGGTAAGTGTTCCTgtcaatatttatttagttttgagCTGTTAATCTACTAAGGAACATGCTGGAATCTTAAATTACTTGGTTGTTTTTCAGGCAGAGGGTCAGAACTCgaagaaccagcagatggatccgTTCACCAGAAGGCAGTGTAAACCAACTATGGTGTCCAATGTGAGccgtttttctgttttctgttgttttttagCTCATCCTTTTTTGGTCATTTAAAAACACTTTCTTCCTCAGGCGAGAGATCCCTCAGTCCATGCCGCGATTTTGGCTCATCTCAACCAGAAGTACGGTTCCGGCTCAGGCCAAGACAACAGCCAGCAGGCTAATAAAcaggtaacacacacaaacacaaacatgcccACAGCAACATGATCCTGTTCTGACCCAGAATTCACTTGCTTAATTTGTTTATTATGCAGGGCCAGCCTAGCCAGAAAGACAAAGACGTTACTAGGCCAACCAGTGACCTCTCAGAGGACCTTTTTAAAGTTCATGACTTTGATGTCAAAATTGACCTGCAGGTTCCTAATGCTGGTAAGTTTGTCTCAGATCTGATAGCCATATTCGATTTTAGCACAATTATGCagtgcaatgcatttttttttaaagaactggaTATGTTTGTTCAGCAAGAacatgttaaattgatcaaaagtgacagtgaaaccatttataatttataaattctgttcttttgaatttctcTTTAGAAAAGAGTCTTGAAAAAGgatcatttttacatttgtttattgagaatcaaatcaatatattagtatgatttctaaaggatcatgtgactctaaagactggagtaatgatgctgaaaaatcaactTTACCTTCACAagaataaattgttttattatatatataataatagaaaagttatttgaaaTGGTAGTAATATAGTAAACTATGACCATTTTCAGACCCCTAACTTTTGAACAGATGTGTATATGATTCTGATCCTATGATCTGTGTCTTAAATTTGACAATTTCAATCATCCACAGAAGCAAAGTCTTTGTCAGTGAGTTCAAATGCATTACCTGTTAAAGACGGGGCACCACGCCGATCTCTCAACCTGGAGGACTACAAGAAGAGACGAGGACTCATCTGACCTACATTTTTTTAATCCTCTCCTGCATGATTGGACACCTGTGCCAGAGGTCAACAGCTGCGGCCAcccctgtgtgtgtgagtgtgtgtgggaaagtgtgtgtgtgtgtgtgtgtgtgtgtgtgagagaaagtgtatAAAGAAAAGGAATAAGTGCATACCTTTAAGACTGAGTGTGTCTgagactgtgtgagtgtgtgtgtgtctttcacaTGTTTGTAAGAGGAAATATTGATGAATAATGATAACTTTCAGGTCTTTTCCTGCAAAGGGTCACTTTTTGAGAGATGAAAAGTCCTCTGCGTTATTTACGGCGTGTGCAGACGTGAGAACAGAAATGCATTACCTCTGATTCTCCTTTTCGTACCAGTGTATTCAGCATATTTTCTCCCTCTCAGAAACGTCCCTTTTATATCCAAGCTTGACTATCTCAAAAGGACACTATTAAAAAAGACAACACaaatcgtttttatttttttttaattttttttttggaaagttgTAATTAGTTGTCAGTAATGTGATTGGGTCTGCCTCGCTCCCTCGTTTCGCCTGAAAACGCTCTGAAGTTTTTAAACAAGCattttctcccccccccccccctgggtTGCTAAGACAGCCCGGTTTAACTCTGCTTGCTGGTTTAGAGGCGGAGGAGTCGACCAATCAGAGAAGGAGTCTGCAATGACATCACACTCCCtaaatataaacatttgtttCATGTAAgacaatgatcaaataaatgtgtctGCCATGGACAAGAAAACTTTGAGAATTGATgtatcattttgtttttaatgctctttttttcccttccatatctctctgtctccctcagAGCTGATGTAAGTGTTAATGACCATTAATTATTGATGAAGTCTTTTAGTCCGTTCTCGTATCGTTGTGGCATGCCTTGTAAATAAGCGATCTTGAGTGAGTTCGACTGAATAAAGGAGGAACTTTTTCATAactcatgtttttgtgtgtttactATTCAGACAGCTCTTTTAGTTTAAATTATCAAAAGACATTTAGTTTACAGATGACTTATTGAAATATTTgggtcatttaatttttttctgtatcctTTAATCTCTataacttttaaaaactttttgtatTTACCAGATTTAAGACCCAACAACCTACTTATACCACATAATTCATTACATGCATTGAAAATACTTGCTCATGTTTGTACTGCTGTTTTCTGAACAAAAAAGATGTGAATTATTGGAGGATGGTGTCATTAAGTAACTATGTTGTGCTAGAAAAGAAATATAAGATTAATTGGATGATATTAAGAATGCACTAAAATCCTATAAATAATTACCAATGTAGATATCCTtcgtaaatgttttgtttgagaCATTTTGATTAGAGAAACCATATAcactgaaaatattttgaagaaatttCTAGTTTTTCATATTAGAAGTCTGCAGAAGAAATGTCAAATTAGTCAAATATTTACCATATATTCTATTAATATCCAAATTAATAGATTTTGAATGAATATGATTTCCATGCTTTGAAATTATGAGTTTATCTCTCATATCAACATACATAGATATATTACATTTAGGGCATAgagatatattacattatataatattattataaaagagTACTGACCCAATTACAATCAGGCACAGCAACATGATTTAACCTTTTCTAATCGGGCAGTGTGCAGGGCGCACTGTTATGGGTCCTTCGTGTAGTTCCTGGCATGGTTCCTGGTCCACGTCGGTCTGGATCAGTATGAGTACCAGGATAAAAACAGACACCGATAAACGATCAAGGGACGGGTAAACACAATTTCCCCTGAAATCCTCCCAAACATCCCTATGCAAGATTTTCTTACCGCTTTCTGAGAGATCGAGAGCCCCTTCAGGTACAAACATATGACCTTAAATGCAGTTATTGGGCAGAAGACGTGCAGCTGACCATGTTATGGCTAGCACTGTAACGTTTCTGTCATGTTTTAGTGGATTTACACTACAAATTAACAAGTGCAATTTTAATCGATAATTAGTCGAAGTGTAGCGGATAGTAATTTAAAAGTGACAGATGTCAGTTTTGTGTAAATACACCGTGTTAAATGGATTTAGATGCAATATGTAAACAAACATTCATCAGGGAGAACTTTAAAGAAATGTCAACTACAGATGAATAATTATTGCTGGAATatgcttattataataaattGATATAACATTTATAAGTGTTTTCATGTTCGAGACTATACGAATTCATGTTTACTGAGGAGGTTATAAACTGGATCTGAAGTATACTTTAAGGGATgggttttgttttcagtttgtgTTTGCATTGAAGTCAAATATTACAGATATGACTCTTCAGTGTTGGTCTCTCAGGTTCGAAAATGATCTGTTTTTCTAATAATAAATGGGAAATTACaacttaaatgcacaaaaaatttaGTTAAGTTGTTCATTGCAAGACACTAGTGTAACGCAAATCATGTCATCACTTTAATCTCTGCATGCATGTTTTCATTTCCAGAAGATCTCAGGATGTCTTGGTTTGTTGATTTTGCTGGGAAGGCAGAGGACTTCCTCAATAAAGTGGACCAGGGTGCAGCCACCGCTTTGACTAAAAGCACTCAGAATTCCTCCCTGTCCTTCAACAGCCCTGACAGCACAGATTCGATCCAGTACGACTCTGCGGCTTACAGCTCATCCCAACAGAACAGGGACTCACAGATCTCCTCCTCATCCCATGGAACTTCAGCCTTCATCTCTGCAGTGGCTGGGAACATAAAGAAATCCAAAGCCACGGTTTTGGCCGGTACAGCTAATGTCTCCAGCACTATGCCTTTGGGATCTAGCAACAAGGCAACATCCAACTTTGTGCGACCcaaaaagccagaagtaaatgaTGATTTGCTCTTTGACTTCTTGAATAGTTCGGACCCACCGCAGAGTGAAAGAAAGGAGGTCCGAAGAGAAACTGTGTCTAAAGTTTTGGGTCCATCAGGTGGGTCAGCTCAGACCCAGACGGCCCCTATTTCTTTGGCTGGTGACCTGCAGATGGGCCCCTCTGTTACTTCAACCCCATCGTCAACCCAGGGCCTGTCCAGAAATTCCAGCCACAGCTCTCTCTCAAACAGCTCACACAGCGTTAAAACAGAGGATGGCTCCAGAGACCAAAGCCAAGGTACAAAACATACATCATTTGGGTCATTGCAATGATCTGAGAGCAATAAATTTggcctattttaatttttttatatcaatgcAGGTTAACAACTTTTGCTTTGCtcccaaaaatgacaaatatgtataatatttatattattttgtcttgGAAGTACagttaaataaatttttatagaGATGGTTTGTGTATGCAGAATTGTCTAGATTTTTTTGGTGTGTCtgataaattttaattaaatgcatttattgaatcTTTGTTTGACATGAAATGgcaaaaaaagataaaatgggagcaaacttaaatgttatttaattgcCAAGgcagtatttttcatttttgtttactttgatgTAAAGTAGTAAAATAACTCCATAAACTACaactgataaataataataaaaaaactatatagacataaacaAAACCCCACCAGCAATTGTACTAAAACTAAActgctaaataaaaatactaaataaaagaaattgctaataaaaatactaaaatacaaaaTCGAAATATTAACAAAAGATATAATAGTAAATCACTGATAATAAAATGACATGGATACTATTTTTAACAATTtgcaaatatataatttaaaaacaaaaatcaataacTTTAATGCtaaaaatgcatcacagtgtTACAGTATGAAAAATTTATATTGATTTTATGATCTGTTAAAGTTTGCATTTAACAGTGTTCTACTGTTCAGAGATACACACCTTTACTACTGTTTTAATAACATGTAGTTCATCCTCTTTGAACTTTCTTATTTTATATGTTCCGTCCAGCTGATGTTCATGAGAGTTTGAATCCAGGGCTGGATGTTCCTGCAGAGGCCCAGCCAGTGCTGGAGGTCCCACCTCAAGAGCTTCAGCAGCAGCAACAGGGTCAAGAGCAGGTGATCTCCAACCTTCGTCTCGAGAACCAGCTTTTACGCAATGAAGTCTCTTCTCTCAACCAGGAAATGGCCTCTCTAATCCAGAGAGCTAAAAACATGCAGGAAGGTGAGCCATGTGTTTTGAGTAAAATACATACTGttagtatttattaacatttcaatttttataatttcagttttcattttaatgtaattattttgttatgtttttttctcattttacatacttttttctatttctatttagatttcatctattttttatttcaggttttatCAGGTTTAATTACTTCAACCTAAACAATTTCTTTCAGTGTAACAATTCaactttttcatctaatatttattttatttcagatgttatttcaattaaaggtcccgttcttcgtgatcccatgttttaaactttagtaagtgtgtaatgttgttgttagagtataaataatatctgtaaaattctaaagctcaaagttcaatgccaagcgagatattttatttaacagaattcgcctgcaaaaaacgactcgtttggactacatccctcttgttcctgcagtaatgacgtcactaaaacagttttttgactaacctccgcccacaggaatacacaaaaaagggggcgtggccttgttgtgCTCAGACGGAGAAGAgaaagagttgcgtttgtgtttgtcgccatgtcgtcgaaacgctgttattttcatctcggagtccaatcacctttgtttgggcttcccagggacgctgtacttggagattaatggttacaatttatgtttaactcggttcccgaaaattataatccacatataaaactatgtgcagcacattttgctgaggacagcttcctcaatctcaatcagtttaatgccggattcgcacaaagattattcttgaaagatggagcagttccctctttgtctggagaaggcgttgtttatggaccacaaccggtaagtgtattttattatttaagttggtgcgtttaacagtttctgtaacttattacacaaagggcaacgctgtttagctttgttaactagatgttagggctgtgcaaaaaaatcaaatgccattttcatgtgcatctcgtcagtaaaaacgatcctgtgattataagtacatctccagcacatgctcctgcccacttgttctcaaaactagtccaaaactagcccaatcgcgtttcagGAGGGCCGCGTGCCCTAAACtgatgtcgaatcacaacacaggaaccacttgcacaatcagaactcatcacgtatttctgaaggagggactttatagaacaaggaagtcatcagcccgtttttatgacagtgaaaacagcagtatacagataggtgaattgtgtgaaaaatactgtgtttttttacacgcgaaacatgaacacgttatattgcacactgtaaacacaatcaaagcttcaaaaaagcgtgaaaaacgggacctttaataccaaattttaatagtttcagttttaattaacaataacaacactgctgtGAAGTACAAAACTTAAATGATCAATTCCTCTACTTTTGTAGAGGTAAACCTTTCTAGGGCTCGAGCTGAAAAGTGGAACTCTGACCAGTCTCGCGTTGATCACATGGTTCGAGAGCTGAGGGCGCAGGTTGATGACCTCACAGAAGCCCTGTCTGCAAAAGATGGTCAGCTGGCGGTCCTTAAAGTACGACTGGACGAAGCAGATCAGCTACTGAAGGCCCGAAGCTCTGCCCTGGAGGAGGCTCAGAGCGAGAGGGTCAGGTGGGTTTCTTTGACAATTCACGGAAGCAGAAGAACACTTCTTGTTTAGTTGGAAACAAGCTCTTCTCTTATCTGAATAAACCAACCTCTTTtgctgttttttatgttttaggatTCTTCAGGATCACAGTGAGGGAAGCAGTCTTCAGTCTCAGGCTTTACAGACATTACAGGACAGAGTAAGAGATGCAGAGGCAGCAGTAAAGAGAGAACAGGAGAGCTACAGACAGATACAGGTGAGTAAACTGGCATCAACCAGGATTTATGTGGTAAACTCCATCTATGGATCTGGTAGATCTTAATCACGTgccatttaacatttctcacagaGTGAGTTTGCAACACGACTGGCGAAGGTAGAGTCCGAGCGGCAGCAGTTGGCGGAGTCATTAACAAACACAGAGCGACGGGTGACAGAAGAGAAACAGAGAGCTGAGGAACTACTTCAACAGGTCAAGAGCGCCCGATCCGCAGCAGAGTACACCAAACAAGAGCTTCAAGACTACAAAAACAAAGCCTCACGCATATTACAGGTCtcattctttctttattttcatgtcacTTTTTATCTCTGTTTGATGATGGTATGGAGGATCATGGTTGTTGTTCCTCCAGTCTAAGGAGAAGCTGATCAGCAGTCTGAAGGAGGGCTCAGGTCTGGAGGTCCTGGAGGGGGCCGGGGCTGGTGTTGAACTCGAAGAGCTCCGTCATGAGAAAGAGCTACAGAGAGAGGAGATTCAGAAGCTACAGGCCCAAATACAGAGCTTACGAACAGAGATACAGGTGCACATGCACGATTACAAAATCTCAGTGTAGAGTTAAACGCTGGCTGATATGGCCTAAAATCCTGATATTTTTTAGCCTTTTGAATGTATACatagtgtttgtatttatatttctGAAGGCTGAAggatcaaaatatgtttttttttatgcaaataaagGCCATAAGTGGTAAAAATCTTGTAATTCTACACTAAATTAACAGCTCAAAATTGGATGTATATTACAGTTATATGTGTCACtatagtaatacattttaataaataacagtTATCTATATCTtttttaagatacatttttaattaataaacattaacaaataatcatttttttcctttctttaaaCATGTATTAAAAATCATTGCAAATATAAATCAtgaatatttgattttattagcCAGCTGTAACAAACCTACATGGCCCTCTCAGACAAACAGACattgcaaacacacacagcataTTTGATTTTCCTTGTGTTTCCTCTAGGATCTGGAAACCCAGGCACTCACAGAGACCGAAAACTGGAGAGAACAGCTGGCAGAAGTACAGGAACAACATGCCCAGCAGATCAGAGCCAAACAGGAAATGGAAGCAGAACTGGAAAGATCCAAACAGGTACATgattaagagagagaaaaaaaacaaaaaacaaaaaaaaccttgagaTAGCACATCCAAGTTTTTAGAGTGGGTATACAGTATTGTGGTTTGTTAcacttgttttattaaaaaaaaaaaaaagattattctgAATAATGAGTAAATGTTGATACATTTAATGCAGGAACTGCAGTACATTGAGGAAGAGCATCATCGCACTAAAATCACCCTTCAGGGCCGCATCAAAGACAGAGAAGATGAGATCCAAAAGCTTAGAAACCAGGTACCCATGTAGGAATAGCAATTaaggttttataataaaatattttataaaaaaaactcctGTGCACCTGCTGCAAGTTTTCTGAATATTTATTGTGAATGTTATAATTCCTCTGCAAGCTCACCAACAAGGCTCTGAGCAACAGCAGTCAGGGGGAGCTGGAGGGCCGTCTGCACCAGCTGACAGAGACACTGATTCAGAAGCAGACCATGTTAGAGGCCCTTGGCACAGAGAAAAACTCTCTGGTCTTTCAGCTGGAGAGAATGGAACAGCAACTGAAGAGCCTGCAGGGTGGTCAGAACAGCAGCTCAAACATCAACATGGCTGCCATGGAGGGACCAGGTCAGTGCACTGCATGATGGGAAATTCCAGAAGGAatgatttgacaaaaaaaaaaaaaatcaaaccagattattatcattaactacaattaaaactgaaagtataaacacattgaaatcaattaaatgttgtctaaaattataattaaaccagAGTAAAACAattttcatattaataataaaatcaatgctGAATCGAACCACTCAAACTCTAGCTTTTTTGTGTAGAAAAATTTAACTTTTGATCATTTGAAGCCCAACATGATTGTTTGTGACTGTTTTTGTGTGTATAGGTGCTAGGCAGAGGAACACACCAATCCTGTTTAATGATGCAGACGGACCAGGTACAGGAGTGTATGGGAAGGTTCGTAAAGCGGCCAGCACCATCGACCGCTTCAGGTAATTGAGCCTCTGGAAatcctttttgtgtgtgtttgctaaaagtattttaaagtgccCCAAtagtattaaaatgtgtttttatattttccttcAGTATACGTCTAGGAATCTTTCTCAGACGTTACCCCATGGCCAgggtttttgttattatttatatggTGAGTACACAGCACATTAAGGAATACTTCAAAGTTACAATTAAgaatttaaagtttaaagaaAAAGCTGGATAAGgttgtgtttatttatgtttctTAATCTGTTTTTCTATCCAGGCACTACTACACCTTTGGGTAATGATTGTCCTTTTGACATACACACCAGAGATGCATCTCAATCATCCTGACGGGAGATAAAGGACTTTCTACCTGTAATAACACACAATAATCTGTTTGAGATTAGTAAGGGTTAATAAAGGTTAAGCTTAGGCAATTTTCAGGCTGCTGTACAGAGGCTCATTATGCATTCATCTTCAGTTTGCACAGACATGCTGTTGGcagttctttctctctttctgtcactcagTTTCTCTCACATTTCCCCTCATTCCCCTCCATTTTTATTCTCTTTTGGCCCATACATGGTTGAATGCTTTCAGTAAAATTTGGTGTGAGTGTTGAGAACAGTATAAAGTGAAATATTTAAGGTGTAATTTAAAGGTGTGTTTTTATTCCATTGAGAATCTTGGCTTTTATTCGTTTCTGTTTCATGTTAATGTAATCATGACTATTTTTGTTACAGGAAATAACAGATTGTATTCCTCACACTGTAAAGCAGATTTATCTTAATAAATATGAACATGGACATAATCTTGATTCTTTCAGCTTCTTTTGTGACTCTGTTCTTAGAAGTACTCAGTGTGATGAGGAAAATGTAGAAGTTACTacagtaaatgtattattatatttaataattcattattattataaaaatagcattttattacctaataaattatacatg encodes the following:
- the LOC132156919 gene encoding golgin subfamily A member 5 isoform X1 translates to MSWFVDFAGKAEDFLNKVDQGAATALTKSTQNSSLSFNSPDSTDSIQYDSAAYSSSQQNRDSQISSSSHGTSAFISAVAGNIKKSKATVLAGTANVSSTMPLGSSNKATSNFVRPKKPEVNDDLLFDFLNSSDPPQSERKEVRRETVSKVLGPSGGSAQTQTAPISLAGDLQMGPSVTSTPSSTQGLSRNSSHSSLSNSSHSVKTEDGSRDQSQADVHESLNPGLDVPAEAQPVLEVPPQELQQQQQGQEQVISNLRLENQLLRNEVSSLNQEMASLIQRAKNMQEEVNLSRARAEKWNSDQSRVDHMVRELRAQVDDLTEALSAKDGQLAVLKVRLDEADQLLKARSSALEEAQSERVRILQDHSEGSSLQSQALQTLQDRVRDAEAAVKREQESYRQIQSEFATRLAKVESERQQLAESLTNTERRVTEEKQRAEELLQQVKSARSAAEYTKQELQDYKNKASRILQSKEKLISSLKEGSGLEVLEGAGAGVELEELRHEKELQREEIQKLQAQIQSLRTEIQDLETQALTETENWREQLAEVQEQHAQQIRAKQEMEAELERSKQELQYIEEEHHRTKITLQGRIKDREDEIQKLRNQLTNKALSNSSQGELEGRLHQLTETLIQKQTMLEALGTEKNSLVFQLERMEQQLKSLQGGQNSSSNINMAAMEGPGARQRNTPILFNDADGPGTGVYGKVRKAASTIDRFSIRLGIFLRRYPMARVFVIIYMALLHLWVMIVLLTYTPEMHLNHPDGR
- the LOC132156919 gene encoding golgin subfamily A member 5 isoform X2; the protein is MSWFVDFAGKAEDFLNKVDQGAATALTKSTQNSSLSFNSPDSTDSIQYDSAAYSSSQQNRDSQISSSSHGTSAFISAVAGNIKKSKATVLAGTANVSSTMPLGSSNKATSNFVRPKKPEVNDDLLFDFLNSSDPPQSERKEVRRETVSKVLGPSGGSAQTQTAPISLAGDLQMGPSVTSTPSSTQGLSRNSSHSSLSNSSHSVKTEDGSRDQSQGLDVPAEAQPVLEVPPQELQQQQQGQEQVISNLRLENQLLRNEVSSLNQEMASLIQRAKNMQEEVNLSRARAEKWNSDQSRVDHMVRELRAQVDDLTEALSAKDGQLAVLKVRLDEADQLLKARSSALEEAQSERVRILQDHSEGSSLQSQALQTLQDRVRDAEAAVKREQESYRQIQSEFATRLAKVESERQQLAESLTNTERRVTEEKQRAEELLQQVKSARSAAEYTKQELQDYKNKASRILQSKEKLISSLKEGSGLEVLEGAGAGVELEELRHEKELQREEIQKLQAQIQSLRTEIQDLETQALTETENWREQLAEVQEQHAQQIRAKQEMEAELERSKQELQYIEEEHHRTKITLQGRIKDREDEIQKLRNQLTNKALSNSSQGELEGRLHQLTETLIQKQTMLEALGTEKNSLVFQLERMEQQLKSLQGGQNSSSNINMAAMEGPGARQRNTPILFNDADGPGTGVYGKVRKAASTIDRFSIRLGIFLRRYPMARVFVIIYMALLHLWVMIVLLTYTPEMHLNHPDGR